The following coding sequences lie in one Alloacidobacterium dinghuense genomic window:
- a CDS encoding PqqD family protein, translating into MQVERTNANALVVSSLPDGSRVIVDSQNNRVLALNATAGAAWDACSEPTTLSVLTEQMRSSLGTEITEEVAEESILQLQEQNLLNSSTSHPSRRRFIAALGTVALPLVISLTTAEQRGYAEFARSGAPCPKPVRHEKLPIQHSPARPVKGPFRFFE; encoded by the coding sequence ATGCAAGTTGAGCGCACGAATGCCAACGCTTTGGTTGTAAGTAGCCTTCCTGACGGGTCAAGAGTTATTGTTGATTCCCAAAACAACAGAGTTCTGGCCCTAAACGCAACAGCCGGCGCAGCCTGGGACGCATGCAGCGAGCCGACTACACTCTCCGTGCTCACCGAACAAATGCGATCTTCGCTTGGCACGGAGATAACAGAAGAAGTCGCTGAAGAATCGATTCTGCAATTGCAAGAGCAGAATCTGCTTAATTCTTCGACATCGCATCCAAGCCGACGCCGGTTTATTGCGGCATTGGGCACGGTTGCCTTGCCGCTGGTTATTTCATTGACTACCGCGGAGCAACGAGGCTATGCGGAATTTGCACGGTCCGGGGCACCATGTCCAAAACCTGTACGACACGAGAAGCTTCCTATTCAACATAGCCCTGCGCGGCCTGTAAAAGGACCTTTCCGGTTTTTCGAATAG
- a CDS encoding alpha-amylase family protein, which yields MRILGAAQKTDLRSPNTSLKSAFGFVPDQPRRYTFSADEKRNSLMLNRRAFLKTGAAALPLVAALDINLPAQTTSEATSVPNLVTLPPRLTPPDPATEPWQKKIRRVGQSNMTEHDPAVMNIEEWANYWHSAGAGIVFISVTGILAFYPSKVPFHRHGKFLNNRDFFGECVAAAKKRDMRVVARMSPDLNWGDALAAHPEWAMRNKDGSVQFNTEEPHLFKTCMFSTYMDDYVPAIMREINSLYIVDCFYTNGWPPIGSLPECHCAICSKLPPHDTTAYWHAFNDRLVDLWQKYDAIAKEKNSESFFFANLGGNVHAGPDLDRLGKIAAWFQADNQGRTSDDPAVWGCSLQGRVCNAVQNGKFAANVTAGYSTGSVRWRNASKNPAEADMWLNETLASGMVPYFHFIGSEAGFCEDRRWQKVGAEYFQWTAKHDAHLTTRRSIANIGVVIGQSTQLLYKGPAAAHSRYYMRETTHGIYETLLRGRYAFDFVHENQLEPERLSKYRALLLPNIAMLSDRQCQQIRDYVHSGGSIMASFETSLYDENLQPRSDFALADLFGISKAGDIIGTNGNAYYARIERAHAILEGFASTNWLPGAQNRVPLKPVPEPVLTVVPGFVQYPPELAYPSPNHTDEPAVVLRETGTSRIAWFPGDIERTFWLTGHGDLLRLMHNTIRWITRDESIVHVEGDGFIEIFAWETAPGYAIHLLNYTNPNAHHGWMQSTYPLGPQTISMKLPAGVKAKSVELLKAEQTIPFHIENEALRFTIPRVEDYEIAAITVA from the coding sequence ATGCGCATCCTGGGAGCTGCGCAAAAGACGGATCTTCGCTCACCGAACACGTCGCTGAAGTCCGCATTCGGTTTCGTTCCCGACCAGCCCCGCCGTTACACTTTCTCCGCAGACGAAAAAAGGAATTCGCTGATGCTCAATCGCCGCGCCTTCTTAAAGACCGGAGCAGCCGCGCTCCCGCTCGTGGCCGCCCTCGACATCAACCTCCCCGCGCAAACAACCAGCGAAGCAACATCCGTGCCGAATCTCGTCACTCTGCCACCGCGCCTCACTCCACCCGATCCCGCCACCGAACCCTGGCAGAAAAAGATCCGCCGCGTCGGCCAAAGCAACATGACCGAGCACGATCCCGCCGTGATGAACATCGAAGAGTGGGCCAACTACTGGCACTCCGCCGGGGCCGGCATCGTCTTCATCAGCGTCACCGGCATTCTCGCTTTCTATCCATCCAAAGTCCCATTCCACCGCCACGGAAAATTCCTCAACAATCGCGACTTCTTCGGCGAGTGCGTCGCCGCGGCAAAGAAACGCGACATGCGGGTCGTCGCCCGCATGAGTCCCGATCTCAACTGGGGGGACGCGCTCGCCGCGCACCCCGAATGGGCCATGCGCAATAAGGACGGCTCCGTTCAGTTCAACACCGAAGAGCCGCACCTTTTCAAGACCTGCATGTTCTCCACGTACATGGACGACTACGTGCCCGCCATCATGCGCGAAATCAACTCGCTCTACATCGTCGACTGCTTCTACACAAACGGATGGCCGCCCATCGGCAGCCTCCCCGAATGCCATTGCGCCATCTGCAGCAAGCTGCCGCCGCATGACACCACTGCCTACTGGCATGCCTTCAATGACCGCCTCGTCGATCTCTGGCAAAAATACGACGCCATCGCGAAAGAGAAAAACTCCGAAAGCTTCTTCTTCGCCAACCTCGGCGGCAACGTCCACGCCGGACCCGACCTCGACCGCCTCGGCAAAATCGCCGCATGGTTCCAGGCCGACAACCAGGGCCGCACCTCCGACGACCCCGCCGTCTGGGGATGCAGCCTCCAGGGCCGCGTCTGCAACGCCGTCCAGAACGGAAAGTTTGCCGCCAACGTCACCGCCGGATACTCCACCGGCAGTGTGCGCTGGCGCAACGCATCCAAGAACCCCGCCGAAGCAGACATGTGGCTCAACGAAACCCTCGCCAGCGGCATGGTTCCTTACTTCCACTTCATCGGTTCTGAAGCAGGATTCTGCGAAGACCGCCGCTGGCAAAAAGTCGGCGCCGAATACTTCCAGTGGACCGCAAAGCACGACGCGCATCTCACCACACGCCGCTCCATCGCCAACATCGGCGTGGTCATAGGCCAGAGCACACAACTGCTCTACAAAGGCCCCGCCGCCGCACACTCACGCTACTACATGCGTGAAACCACACACGGCATCTACGAAACACTGCTGCGCGGACGCTACGCCTTCGACTTCGTACATGAAAATCAGCTCGAACCCGAACGGCTCAGCAAATACCGCGCGCTGCTGCTCCCCAACATCGCCATGCTCAGCGACCGCCAGTGCCAGCAGATTCGCGACTACGTCCACTCCGGCGGATCCATCATGGCCAGCTTCGAAACCAGCCTCTACGACGAAAACCTGCAACCGCGCTCCGACTTCGCCCTCGCCGATCTCTTCGGCATCAGCAAAGCAGGCGACATCATCGGAACCAACGGCAACGCCTACTACGCCCGCATCGAGCGCGCGCACGCCATCCTCGAAGGCTTCGCCAGCACCAACTGGCTGCCCGGCGCGCAGAACCGCGTGCCGCTCAAGCCTGTGCCCGAACCCGTCCTCACCGTCGTCCCCGGCTTCGTGCAATATCCGCCGGAACTCGCCTACCCATCTCCCAACCACACCGACGAACCGGCCGTAGTCCTGCGCGAAACCGGCACAAGCCGCATCGCCTGGTTTCCCGGAGATATCGAGCGCACCTTCTGGCTCACCGGCCACGGCGATCTCCTTCGCCTCATGCACAACACCATCCGCTGGATCACCCGCGACGAAAGCATCGTTCACGTCGAAGGCGACGGCTTCATCGAAATCTTCGCATGGGAAACCGCACCCGGCTACGCCATCCATCTGCTCAACTACACCAACCCGAACGCGCACCACGGCTGGATGCAATCAACCTACCCACTAGGCCCGCAGACCATAAGCATGAAGCTTCCCGCAGGAGTAAAAGCAAAATCCGTAGAACTCTTGAAAGCCGAACAAACCATACCCTTCCACATCGAAAACGAAGCCCTGCGCTTCACCATCCCCCGCGTCGAAGACTACGAAATAGCCGCAATCACCGTTGCCTAG
- a CDS encoding DUF3147 family protein codes for MVDIKFSALRDTKPHEYFMRFLFGGLVTAAAGLIATRFGPAIGGLFLAFPAIFPASATLIATHEKRRKAAIGHNGANRGRMAASIDSAGAALGCIGLFGFALVVWRMLPAHNPIMVIATASAVWTLLACASWELRKRRIFAHRTRR; via the coding sequence ATGGTTGACATCAAATTCTCCGCGCTCAGAGATACCAAGCCTCACGAGTACTTCATGCGATTTCTCTTCGGTGGACTGGTCACCGCCGCAGCCGGACTCATCGCCACCCGCTTCGGACCCGCCATTGGCGGCCTCTTTCTCGCCTTCCCCGCTATCTTCCCCGCCAGTGCGACTCTCATTGCAACCCACGAGAAACGCCGCAAAGCCGCAATTGGCCACAACGGCGCCAACCGCGGCCGCATGGCCGCCAGCATCGACTCTGCGGGAGCCGCCCTCGGCTGCATCGGTCTCTTCGGATTCGCGCTCGTAGTCTGGCGCATGCTGCCCGCGCACAATCCAATCATGGTAATCGCCACAGCCAGCGCCGTCTGGACACTCCTCGCATGCGCATCCTGGGAGCTGCGCAAAAGACGGATCTTCGCTCACCGAACACGTCGCTGA
- a CDS encoding DUF3147 family protein: MSTLLLRFLIGGFVVSFFATLGDVLRPKSFAGLFGAAPSIALATLGLSIHEHGKPYTAFEARSMLFGAVAFFVYAALTSWVLRRFRPNTLLTTLTLMPFWFAVSIGLWAFIGGSV; encoded by the coding sequence ATGAGCACTCTACTCCTTCGTTTCCTCATCGGCGGATTTGTAGTGAGCTTCTTCGCGACGCTGGGTGATGTTCTTCGTCCCAAGAGCTTCGCCGGATTGTTCGGAGCCGCGCCTTCCATTGCCCTTGCCACGCTGGGCCTTTCCATTCACGAACACGGCAAACCTTACACCGCATTCGAAGCCAGATCGATGCTGTTCGGTGCTGTTGCCTTCTTTGTTTATGCGGCCCTCACCAGTTGGGTTTTGCGCCGGTTCAGACCCAACACACTCCTGACCACACTGACATTGATGCCCTTCTGGTTTGCAGTCTCTATCGGCTTATGGGCATTCATTGGCGGGAGCGTGTGA
- a CDS encoding VOC family protein, which produces MPNPIAHFEIPADDVQRAKKFYEEAFGWKISDPWNMNYFFVETRKDGEIGINGGLMQRHSPGQPFMNYISVDSIDDACKKVEAAGGAIILPKQEIGQGMGWISAFKDTEGNILGFHQSAPKPA; this is translated from the coding sequence ATGCCAAACCCAATCGCCCATTTCGAAATCCCTGCTGACGACGTCCAGCGCGCGAAAAAGTTCTACGAAGAAGCCTTTGGCTGGAAGATCAGCGATCCCTGGAACATGAACTACTTCTTCGTCGAGACCCGGAAAGACGGGGAGATCGGCATCAACGGAGGTCTGATGCAGCGCCACAGTCCCGGCCAGCCCTTCATGAACTACATCAGTGTCGATTCCATCGACGACGCCTGCAAGAAGGTCGAAGCCGCAGGCGGCGCCATCATTTTGCCCAAACAGGAAATCGGTCAGGGCATGGGCTGGATCTCCGCATTCAAGGACACAGAAGGAAACATCCTCGGCTTCCACCAGAGCGCACCCAAGCCGGCCTGA
- a CDS encoding transporter, translated as MTRTASAFFLSLLAGTCALHAQSQKCGSNAQSTIATDRPQITSSSIVVPCGSLQFENGFAATSNAGQHTFDFPETSIRFGIAQKTELRFAVPNYFNNDDTPSGFTSGFGDLSLGFKQQLGPLHGFDVSLIPSVAFPTGANLISSHGYDPTVQLPWSRGLSKNWTIAGMFSLMWPTEGAQRNLTGQSSVYFARQLKLPWDAYLEYSGSFPQRGGPQHFIDFGTSYKLSPHQQLDFHWTFGLSAATPDYSIGIGYSVRFQVIQSR; from the coding sequence ATGACGCGGACTGCCTCTGCGTTCTTTCTCTCATTGTTGGCAGGAACATGCGCGCTCCACGCGCAGTCTCAGAAATGCGGCTCGAATGCGCAAAGCACGATTGCCACAGACCGTCCGCAAATCACCAGCTCAAGCATTGTTGTACCCTGCGGAAGCCTGCAGTTTGAGAATGGATTTGCAGCCACCAGCAACGCGGGCCAGCACACCTTTGATTTCCCCGAAACCTCCATACGTTTTGGAATCGCACAGAAGACCGAGCTGCGCTTCGCCGTTCCGAACTACTTCAACAACGACGACACGCCATCCGGATTCACTAGCGGGTTCGGTGATTTGAGCCTCGGCTTCAAACAGCAACTCGGGCCACTTCACGGCTTCGATGTCTCGCTCATCCCGTCCGTAGCCTTTCCCACCGGAGCCAACCTCATATCGAGCCACGGCTATGATCCAACTGTCCAGCTTCCCTGGTCTCGCGGGCTCAGTAAAAATTGGACAATCGCCGGAATGTTCTCCCTCATGTGGCCAACCGAAGGGGCACAGCGAAATCTCACCGGCCAGTCCAGTGTGTACTTCGCCCGCCAGCTAAAACTGCCATGGGATGCTTACCTCGAATACTCCGGCTCATTCCCCCAGCGTGGCGGCCCGCAGCATTTCATTGATTTCGGCACATCCTATAAGCTTTCGCCGCATCAGCAGCTCGACTTCCATTGGACCTTTGGCCTCTCGGCCGCAACCCCTGACTACTCAATCGGCATCGGCTACTCTGTACGCTTCCAGGTCATTCAGTCCAGGTAA
- a CDS encoding glycosyltransferase family 2 protein, which translates to MTATISICIPCYKSERYIRTTIESALAQTVPADEILISDDNSPDRSYEIVKEYEGISGVRIIRPPQRFSLGEHYRFLLEEAKGDYICFLSSDDALMPSFVETMRAGLEDNVAMIAGASLECDEKLVPKRARGIALPTNTLHAPEGFQFFMGGNAYTISVALLSRQMLLETPALPREADLATDWYWALMLGTKGKTKFVRKPLGYYRVHGLNAGHSNPNNWRKATAAMLAFAKKNLGPELGGKLDRRIAGIQNEIAATERGEGEAVSSVPLKVRLKEFTRRLMALNYRSLPKVIVKAEAGVGMALAEARTQTK; encoded by the coding sequence ATGACGGCAACGATCTCCATTTGTATCCCGTGCTACAAATCGGAGCGTTACATTCGAACAACGATTGAATCGGCATTGGCACAGACTGTGCCCGCTGACGAGATTTTGATTTCGGACGATAACTCGCCGGATCGAAGTTACGAAATCGTGAAGGAGTATGAAGGGATTTCTGGGGTTCGCATTATTCGCCCGCCGCAACGCTTCAGCCTTGGAGAGCATTACCGTTTTCTTCTGGAAGAGGCCAAGGGAGATTACATCTGTTTTCTTTCTTCCGATGATGCGCTCATGCCGTCGTTTGTAGAGACGATGCGGGCAGGGCTTGAAGACAATGTCGCAATGATTGCGGGTGCGAGTCTTGAATGCGATGAGAAACTTGTTCCAAAGCGAGCACGAGGCATTGCGTTGCCGACGAATACGCTGCATGCGCCTGAAGGCTTTCAGTTCTTTATGGGAGGGAATGCCTATACGATCAGCGTTGCTCTGCTTTCCCGCCAAATGCTGTTAGAGACGCCTGCGTTGCCCAGAGAAGCCGACCTGGCAACCGACTGGTATTGGGCCCTGATGCTGGGAACGAAGGGGAAAACCAAGTTCGTGCGCAAGCCGCTGGGGTACTATCGCGTGCACGGTTTAAACGCCGGCCACAGCAATCCCAATAACTGGCGCAAGGCTACGGCGGCGATGCTGGCCTTTGCGAAGAAGAATTTGGGTCCGGAGCTGGGAGGAAAACTGGATCGGCGCATCGCCGGGATACAGAATGAAATCGCGGCCACGGAAAGAGGCGAGGGTGAAGCTGTTTCTTCGGTTCCGTTAAAGGTGAGGCTGAAGGAATTCACGCGGAGACTGATGGCTCTGAATTATCGTTCTCTGCCGAAGGTTATAGTGAAAGCTGAAGCCGGAGTTGGCATGGCTCTGGCAGAAGCGCGGACGCAGACGAAGTAG
- a CDS encoding lipopolysaccharide biosynthesis protein, with the protein MSSTKRRLVASFMANIFGRLSTTIIQIVSVPIYLSHWGAHLYGEWLLLSTIPTYFSLSDIGLGSVAGNEMTMLAAAGKLDEALEVFQSVWIVTTTCSSIAGLLLFGLIWFIPLDRWLHIQQLSVVDVRIVILFLGLSTLLTMQETLFQACFRCVGRYAYGTSMKTTFTLSSFMLILVPVMLGFSARWVAFTYMLVNAVGTLVLWFLLRREIKWIKFGVKYARRSAVKRLVSPAVAMLSVPFANSLNLQGILIVIGSILGPTAVVTFSTARTISRSAYQVMQLVNNSVWPEVSAAFGARNMELARKLHRHACQLSIFLCCCVTLTVAVFGKYVWKLWTIGKVPTDPVLLNIMLAQLVVSSLWFTSSVIPISINKHQTMARVLVVSSVVSLLLAAGLMKVPALELRGAALGLVIGDAINAFYILRISLRLLDDHLGDFVRSMFTLPRLRMSRSKVAA; encoded by the coding sequence ATGAGTTCGACGAAGAGAAGGCTCGTCGCGTCGTTCATGGCGAATATCTTTGGCCGATTGAGCACTACGATCATCCAGATCGTTTCTGTGCCGATTTATTTGAGCCATTGGGGTGCGCACCTTTATGGTGAATGGCTCCTTCTGAGCACGATCCCAACGTACTTCAGCCTGAGCGATATTGGACTGGGAAGCGTCGCCGGGAACGAAATGACCATGCTGGCGGCAGCCGGCAAACTGGATGAAGCGCTGGAGGTTTTCCAAAGCGTGTGGATTGTTACCACGACATGCTCTTCGATTGCGGGGCTGCTGCTCTTTGGACTTATCTGGTTTATTCCACTGGATCGATGGCTGCACATACAGCAACTTAGTGTGGTTGACGTGCGCATCGTCATACTTTTCCTCGGCCTGTCGACTCTGCTGACCATGCAGGAGACGCTGTTCCAGGCTTGCTTTCGATGCGTTGGACGCTATGCTTACGGCACGAGCATGAAAACGACATTCACCCTGTCGAGCTTCATGCTGATTCTGGTTCCCGTGATGCTGGGGTTCTCTGCGCGGTGGGTGGCTTTCACATACATGCTGGTCAATGCGGTGGGAACCCTGGTGTTATGGTTTCTGCTGCGCCGCGAAATTAAGTGGATTAAATTCGGCGTCAAATATGCGCGGCGAAGCGCAGTCAAGCGGTTGGTTTCACCTGCCGTTGCCATGCTGAGCGTTCCTTTTGCCAACTCCCTCAACCTGCAGGGAATTTTGATTGTCATTGGAAGCATCCTTGGACCGACGGCTGTGGTGACATTCAGCACAGCGAGGACGATTTCGCGTAGCGCCTATCAGGTGATGCAGTTGGTGAATAACTCGGTGTGGCCGGAAGTGTCGGCTGCTTTTGGCGCCAGGAATATGGAACTGGCGAGGAAGCTGCATCGACACGCATGCCAGCTCAGCATCTTTCTGTGCTGCTGCGTAACGCTTACGGTTGCTGTGTTTGGCAAGTATGTGTGGAAGCTGTGGACGATTGGGAAGGTACCCACCGATCCGGTTCTGCTGAACATCATGCTCGCCCAATTGGTGGTTTCATCGTTGTGGTTTACGAGTTCGGTGATTCCGATCTCGATTAACAAGCACCAAACGATGGCTCGGGTGCTTGTTGTGTCCTCTGTGGTGTCGCTATTGCTTGCGGCGGGGCTGATGAAGGTGCCTGCCCTGGAACTGCGCGGAGCGGCCCTGGGGTTGGTGATCGGAGACGCGATCAATGCGTTCTATATTCTCCGCATCAGCCTGCGCTTGCTTGACGATCATCTTGGGGATTTTGTTCGCAGCATGTTTACTCTTCCGCGGCTTCGGATGTCACGGTCCAAAGTGGCTGCATAG
- a CDS encoding iron chaperone — protein sequence MKKKESSTQSNPSPKTVDDYFAITPEPARTVLEKMRAAIRSVVPRESTEVISYGIPAFKHKTVLVWYAAFANHCSLFPTASVIETFKDELEAFTISKGTIQFPINKPLPIALIKKIVKLRVQNAQS from the coding sequence GTGAAAAAGAAGGAATCCAGCACGCAAAGCAACCCGTCCCCTAAGACCGTGGATGATTATTTCGCCATTACTCCCGAACCCGCCCGTACTGTTTTGGAAAAGATGCGCGCGGCGATTCGATCTGTCGTCCCGCGTGAGTCCACCGAGGTTATCAGCTACGGCATCCCTGCGTTCAAGCACAAGACGGTGCTGGTGTGGTACGCGGCATTTGCCAATCACTGCAGCTTGTTCCCGACTGCGTCCGTCATCGAAACATTCAAAGATGAACTAGAAGCCTTCACAATATCCAAAGGTACGATTCAATTCCCAATCAACAAGCCGCTGCCAATCGCGCTGATCAAGAAAATCGTGAAGCTACGCGTTCAAAATGCACAGAGCTAA
- a CDS encoding VOC family protein — protein sequence MLNSITPFFIVDDLSKTLDFYQSKLGFNLLYKGGGDSQCDDYWAFVGRDQIMISFKAITPEIRPQPNRSRHEWARWDAYINTSDPDALYAEFLSRDVSIHRELANTSDGLRAFEIADNNGYVLCFGRPIEN from the coding sequence ATGCTGAACAGCATTACTCCCTTCTTCATCGTTGACGATTTGAGCAAAACCCTCGACTTCTACCAATCCAAACTGGGATTCAACCTCCTCTATAAAGGAGGCGGGGACAGCCAATGCGACGACTACTGGGCCTTTGTCGGACGCGACCAAATAATGATCAGTTTCAAGGCCATCACGCCCGAGATCCGTCCCCAGCCGAATCGTTCGCGCCACGAATGGGCTCGCTGGGACGCTTATATCAACACCAGCGATCCCGACGCGCTCTATGCCGAGTTCCTGTCCAGAGACGTTTCCATCCATCGAGAACTAGCCAACACAAGTGACGGATTGAGAGCCTTCGAGATCGCCGATAACAACGGATACGTCCTGTGTTTCGGTCGTCCCATAGAGAACTAA
- a CDS encoding type II toxin-antitoxin system VapC family toxin, with protein sequence MILADTSIWVDHFRKRDAELQHQLLQNNIATHPFVVTELALGSLPDRRKTLADLELLPKVRIAQTDEVRAMIEFRKLFRKGLGFVDAHLIAAALITPGTILWSRDKQLHSIAQSMGISHAHP encoded by the coding sequence ATGATCCTGGCCGATACGTCCATCTGGGTCGACCACTTTCGCAAACGAGACGCCGAACTCCAACACCAACTGCTCCAGAACAACATCGCGACTCATCCATTCGTTGTCACCGAACTTGCCCTCGGCAGCCTGCCCGACCGGCGCAAAACCCTTGCCGATCTGGAACTGCTTCCAAAGGTAAGGATCGCGCAAACCGACGAAGTCCGCGCCATGATTGAATTCCGCAAACTCTTTCGCAAAGGACTCGGCTTCGTAGACGCTCACCTGATCGCCGCAGCGTTGATCACGCCCGGCACAATCCTCTGGTCGCGCGACAAGCAGCTCCATTCCATCGCCCAGTCAATGGGAATCAGTCACGCCCATCCATAA
- a CDS encoding type II toxin-antitoxin system VapB family antitoxin produces the protein MRTTVALDDELIKKAQEYTGLKENSALLREALKALLEREAARRLADLGGAAPKMAHIPRRKTKTG, from the coding sequence ATGCGAACCACCGTAGCCTTGGACGACGAACTCATCAAGAAAGCGCAGGAATATACCGGCCTGAAGGAAAATAGCGCCTTATTACGCGAGGCGCTCAAAGCTCTTCTTGAACGGGAAGCAGCGCGCAGGTTAGCCGACCTGGGCGGCGCAGCCCCGAAAATGGCTCACATCCCACGCAGAAAGACAAAAACAGGATGA